Proteins co-encoded in one Acipenser ruthenus chromosome 3, fAciRut3.2 maternal haplotype, whole genome shotgun sequence genomic window:
- the mroh1 gene encoding maestro heat-like repeat-containing protein family member 1 isoform X3 has protein sequence MEDMEVERVSLALMDAANDKDPLVQEQVRKSMLTLGEHQPDKILSMCQDYLVKHPKLVMRHRVIILQTIEMVVKSKINDISIPKIKSTISLASGEMTRSKEVVPDWQQAASNILVAVGNKHINDIMEEILSKFQPGILPHFFVVQTLANLSDSNVYGMVPFLNAILGTMLPMLGMAKQDNMKWVFSSALAHFSESILEYLANLDKAPDPTVRKDTFSSEIYAAYDILFSNWLQSRETKLRLTVAEALGPMSHLMAHDKLEEQLPRLIPAILSLYKKNTEHYVISKSLCQVLDASVNMGSRLLETQLDNLLGAMHQQVCAPVDYNNPPTVKNHNEILRCFSILANTFPDRLTGFVLQRLDNSNERNRIGSLSVLRHLVNSTTSIMETKKPLVLATMRQPLQDNSNKVKKVMVQVISAMAHHGYLELEGGDVLVKYIVQHCALPDSVTRNRLPSDPEDVTNESLRGMCENTLHLFTTTVGRMADILWPGLLEYMTPVQYTNAMTPLCKSLILLGNKKKLAKDTSFMIDFNGQVSLPTPYVLLTRLLINASFPFRGRGRGVPSLNLLGVLGPNIHSNTERIWGEEIPALVQYLEESTVESIDMKKWEESLLEFLSKTVVTISDDRWTCGLVVEMTKYLPSYNLFLEEKSFLYKCIGVTLRQSLNKDVVRTQLHEILAIARHSDPIEREGIAVGVGLCASSHLDETLEKLADFGKSDVFKKASGIFGLLKDKNDVDIEKMKSTLILCYGYVALHGPEDQILGRIEPDILLSISKHFNTKDLTMKLSLIKSVGLIAQAGNVCARRQEFIFPRKQELLGVMLDFIKSEPLDVLRTPLRQQAMITCANLVKLDPVLNENENFDMIRTCLNTVFGLPPVEIDKGKDEEVLDFQQREVLYGETFRALQSLLKNVLYRDLSPDGLQSIFKHIEVWLSSPRDLERERAVKATSELLEFYLENLNVKNMVSFHNLGALLGRLAPRGSDPQSTVRKEAMDCIYTLLYIQLRYEGYALDYQDESVESLIMLRDKLDNPDHAVLYRTCSELTKIISKRLPQQQLNTLIFMLFEGLVDSQPNCARASSVVLNTILKTRGAGLQDLVPEILEVLHIRLQVITEEQVKVAVGQSILILATQHLNTVVNTLISYPLPFDNWSCEMWLALGADSTLASQIMELMIEKLNVMVPFVEKKESMLRSSMARVATSHPLAMTCALREMMLNGKTLTAVSGMFPRLFSALLVRVGSSVGVQLPKDINSNSIGLEKKPSSKTALHFDVCGVAVEALRILLARAQLDDVVKPLDQDGVWEQMKDPQQHAAGITLLARAMAKHAGPRLPEIVESLCPSLSNIYECQRITVTAFFSELLNHHVVTELMMMDVLMNSMMERISDASSTTRMLSVRGLGNMAVGSPEKVNKYAKELLAAMSSGMEERDDPSKQIALEAMSGLSKVLVYLDKKNVQLLVVYIFMKIKPFLESENDEIRSASITLLGNLSKFGSGEPVFKDQIHNVLVSLLLHLNDPSPEVVKACKFAMRECAPVMGSSQITAMFQNHLHEDRGLHYGEFINDLTKYIIQDFPSMLNFYHITVIQFFKSNWAEVRASAAMFIGFLLGNLPEDYFSHMNMGNVTKGLVLLLQDPEPLVRVKAAEAMGRFHQF, from the exons ATGGAAGACATGGAGGTTGAGA GAGTGTCCCTTGCTCTCATGGATGCAGCGAATGACAAGGATCCGCTGGTCCAGGAGCAAGTCAGGAAGTCCATGCTTACCTTGGGAGAACACCAGCCTGACAAGATCCTCAGCATGTGCCAAGACTACCTGGTTAAGCACCCCAAG CTGGTTATGAGGCACCGGGTTATTATACTGCAGACCATTGAGATGGTGGTGAAGAGCAAGATCAATGATATTAGCATTCCAAAAATCAAGAGCACCATTTCTTTGGCTTCGGGTGAGATGACCAGATCCAAG GAAGTGGTTCCTGATTGGCAACAAGCAGCCAGCAACATTCTGGTTGCTGTGGGCAACAAGCACATTAATGACATCATGGAGGAGATTCTGAGCAAATTCCAGCCGGGAATCTTGCCTCATTTCTTTGTGGTCCAAACGCTAGCCAATCTTTCGGATTCTAATG TGTATGGTATGGTGCCCTTCCTGAATGCTATCCTGGGCACCATGCTGCCCATGCTGGGCATGGCAAAGCAAGACAACATGAAATGGGTTTTCTCATCTG ctctggcCCATTTCAGTGAGAGCATTCTGGAATACCTGGCTAACCTTGACAAGGCTCCAGACCCCACCGTGAGGAAGGACACCTTCTCCAGTGAGATCTATGCTGCTTACGACATTCTCTTTAGCAACTGGCTGCAGAGCAGGGAGACCAAG ctgAGACTGACTGTGGCTGAAGCCCTGGGCCCTATGAGTCACCTGATGGCCCATGATAAGCTGGAAGAGCAGCTGCCCAGACTGATCCCAGCCATCCTGTCTCTGTACAAAAAGAATACAGAGCACTACGTCATTAGCAAG AGCCTGTGTCAGGTTTTGGATGCCTCTGTGAATATGGGCAGTCGCTTGCTGGAGACGCAGCTTGATAATCTACTGGGTGCCATGCACCAGCAG GTCTGTGCTCCTGTGGACTATAACAATCCACCAACTGTGAAAAACCATAATGAGATCCTGCGCTGCTTCAGCATTCTAG CGAATACTTTTCCTGACCGCTTGACAGGCTTTGTGCTCCAAAGACTGGATAACAGCAACGAGCGCAATCGAATAGGGAGCCTGTCAGTGCTGCGGCACCTTGTCAATTCAACCA cttctatAATGGAGACGAAGAAGCCCCTTGTCCTTGCCACTATGAGGCAACCACTGCAGGACAACAGCAACAAG GTGAAGAAAGTGATGGTCCAGGTGATCAGCGCAATGGCCCATCATGGATACCTAGAGCTGGAGGGTGGAGATGTGCTTGTGAAGTACATCGTCCAACACTGCGCCCTCCCTGACAGTGTGACC cGCAACCGTCTGCCTTCTGACCCAGAGGATGTTACTAACGAATCTCTCCGGGGCATGTGTGAGAACACTCTGCACCTGTTTACTACCACTGTGGGAAGGATGGCTGAT atCCTATGGCCAGGCTTGCTGGAGTATATGACACCAGTGCAGTACACCAATGCTATGACACCTCTGTGCAAGAGTCTCATTTTGCTGGGTAACAAGAAGAAATTAGCAAAGGACACCAGCTTCATGATTGATTTCAATGGGCAAG TTAGTCTTCCAACACCGTATGTGCTGCTGACCAGGCTGCTG ATCAATGCCTCTTTCCCATTCCGAGGCAGAGGTCGTGGTGTCCCATCTCTTAACCTGCTCGGAGTCTTGGGCCCCAACatccattcaaacacagagaggatATGGGGAGAAGAGATCCCTGCTTTAGTGCAGTACCTTGAAG aatCAACCGTTGAATCAATAGATATGAAGAAGTGGGAGGAAAGCCTGCTTGAG TTCTTGTCTAAAACTGTGGTGACCATTTCTGATGACAGATGGACCTGTGGGCTGGTAGTGGAGATGACCAAGTACCTCCCCAGCTACAACCTCTTCTTGGAAGAGAAG AGTTTCCTCTACAAGTGTATTGGAGTGACTCTCCGGCAGTCCTTGAACAAAGATGTGGTTCGGACACAGCTGCATGAGATACTGGCGATCGCGCGGCATAGTGACCCCATTGAGAGAGAG GGAATCGCAGTAGGTGTTGGACTCTGTGCCAGTAGCCACCTTGATGAAACCTTGGAAAAACTTGCAGATTTTGGGAAGTCTGACGTCTTCAAGAAAGCTTCAGGAATATTTGGCCTTCTTAAG GACAAGAATGACGTGGACATTGAGAAGATGAAGAGCACGCTCATTTTGTGCTATGGATATGTTGCACTACACGGCCCTGAGGACCAAATACTTGGCAGGATTGAGCCCGACATTCTGCTCAGCATCAGCAAACACTTCAACACCAAG gaCTTGACAATGAAGCTGAGCCTGATCAAGAGCGTGGGTCTGATCGCTCAGGCTGGGAACGTCTGCGCCCGGAGACAGGAATTCATTTTCCCTCGAAAGCAGGAACTGCTGGGTGTCATGCTG GATTTCATTAAATCTGAACCACTGGATGTGCTGAGGACTCCACTTCGCCAGCAGGCTATGATCACATGTGCCAATTTAGT TAAGCTGGACCCTGTGCTGAATGAGAATGAGAACTTTGACATGATCCGAACCTGTCTGAACACTGTGTTTGGCCTCCCCCCTGTGGAAATTGACAAGGGAAAGGATGAAGAAGTCTTGGACTTTCAGCAAAGAGAG GTACTATATGGAGAGACCTTCAGGGCTCTGCAAAGTTTGCTGAAGAATGTTTTGTACCGTGACCTGAGCCCGGATGGGCTCCAAAGTATATTCAAG CACATTGAGGTGTGGCTGAGCTCCCCTCGAGACTTAGAACGGGAGAGGGCAGTAAAGGCCACCTCTGAACTGCTGGAGTTTTACCTGGAGAATCTGAATGTCAAG AATATGGTATCATTCCATAACCTGGGTGCACTGCTTGGTCGCTTAGCTCCAAGAGGCTCAGACCCACAGTCCACTGTGCGCAAGGAGGCCATGGACTGCATATACACACTGTTGTACATCCAGCTGCGCTATGAAG gGTATGCACTTGACTATCAAGATGAATCGGTAGAAAGCCTGATAATGCTCAGGGACAAGCTGGACAATCCAGACCACGCCGTCCTGTACCGGACCTGCTCTGAGCTCACCAAG ATCATCAGCAAGCGCCTACCTCAGCAGCAGTTGAACACCCTCATCTTCATGCTGTTTGAAGGGCTTGTGGATTCACAGCCCAACTGCGCCCGCGCTTCCAGTGTCGTCTTAAACACCATCCTGAAAACACGAGGGGCTGGTCTGCAAGACCTG GTTCCTGAGATCCTGGAGGTCCTGCACATTCGCCTCCAGGTGATTACAGAGGAGCAGGTGAAGGTGGCTGTAGGGCAGTCCATTCTTATTCTGGCCACGCAGCACCTCAACACAGTCGTCAATACCCTGATCTCCTACCCACTGCCCTTCGACAA CTGGTCTTGTGAGATGTGGCTGGCTCTTGGTGCCGATAGCACTCTAGCCTCTCAGATCATGGAATTAATGATTGAGAAGCTGAATGTCATGGTCCCCTTTGTGGAGAAGAAGGAGTCAATGCTGAGATCCAGCATGGCACGAGTGGCAACTAGTCACCCCCTAGCT ATGACCTGCGCACTGCGTGAAATGATGCTGAACGGCAAGACTCTGACGGCTGTTTCAGGCATGTTTCCTCGCCTGTTCAGTGCCCTCCTGGTGCGTGTGGGCTCAAGCGTTGGGGTGCAGCTCCCCAAGGACATCAACAGCAACAGCATTGGCCTGGAGAAGAAACCCTCCAGCAAGACGGCTCTACACTTTGATGTCTGTGG TGTTGCAGTGGAGGCACTGCGTATACTGCTGGCTCGAGCCCAGCTCGACGATGTGGTTAAACCATTGGATCAGGATGGAGTTTGGGAGCAGATGAAGGACCCGCAGCAACATGCCGCCGGGATCACTCTCCTCGCCAG AGCCATGGCTAAGCATGCAGGCCCTCGACTTCCTGAAATTGTGGAAAGCCTCTGCCCAAGCCTGAGCAATATCTATGAATGCCAGAGAATTACAGTGACGGCATTCTTCTCTGAG CTGCTGAACCACCATGTTGTGACGGAGCTGATGATGATGGATGTGCTCATGAACAGCATGATGGAGAGGATATCGGACGCCTCCAGCACCACACGCATGCTGTCAGTCCGAGGCCTGGGCAACATGGCTGTGGGCTCTCCAGAGAAG GTTAACAAGTATGCCAAAGAGCTGCTGGCTGCAATGAGCTCTGGAATGGAGGAGAGGGATGATCCCAGCAAGCAGATTGCATTAGAAGCCATGTCCGGCCTCTCAAAGGTCCTTGTGTACCTGGACAAGAAAAATGTTCAGCTGCTTGTGGTCTACATCTTCATGAAGATCAAGCCTTTCTTGGAGAGT GAGAATGATGAGATCCGTTCTGCATCCATCACCCTGTTAGGAAACCTCTCTAAGTTTGGATCAGGAGAACCTGTATTTAAGGACCAGATCCACAATGTCTTGGTC
- the mroh1 gene encoding maestro heat-like repeat-containing protein family member 1 isoform X2: MEDMEVERVSLALMDAANDKDPLVQEQVRKSMLTLGEHQPDKILSMCQDYLVKHPKLVMRHRVIILQTIEMVVKSKINDISIPKIKSTISLASGEMTRSKEVVPDWQQAASNILVAVGNKHINDIMEEILSKFQPGILPHFFVVQTLANLSDSNVYGMVPFLNAILGTMLPMLGMAKQDNMKWVFSSALAHFSESILEYLANLDKAPDPTVRKDTFSSEIYAAYDILFSNWLQSRETKLRLTVAEALGPMSHLMAHDKLEEQLPRLIPAILSLYKKNTEHYVISKSLCQVLDASVNMGSRLLETQLDNLLGAMHQQVCAPVDYNNPPTVKNHNEILRCFSILANTFPDRLTGFVLQRLDNSNERNRIGSLSVLRHLVNSTTSIMETKKPLVLATMRQPLQDNSNKVKKVMVQVISAMAHHGYLELEGGDVLVKYIVQHCALPDSVTRNRLPSDPEDVTNESLRGMCENTLHLFTTTVGRMADILWPGLLEYMTPVQYTNAMTPLCKSLILLGNKKKLAKDTSFMIDFNGQVSLPTPYVLLTRLLINASFPFRGRGRGVPSLNLLGVLGPNIHSNTERIWGEEIPALVQYLEESTVESIDMKKWEESLLEFLSKTVVTISDDRWTCGLVVEMTKYLPSYNLFLEEKSFLYKCIGVTLRQSLNKDVVRTQLHEILAIARHSDPIEREGIAVGVGLCASSHLDETLEKLADFGKSDVFKKASGIFGLLKDKNDVDIEKMKSTLILCYGYVALHGPEDQILGRIEPDILLSISKHFNTKVLGIKVETKDLTMKLSLIKSVGLIAQAGNVCARRQEFIFPRKQELLGVMLDFIKSEPLDVLRTPLRQQAMITCANLVKLDPVLNENENFDMIRTCLNTVFGLPPVEIDKGKDEEVLDFQQREVLYGETFRALQSLLKNVLYRDLSPDGLQSIFKHIEVWLSSPRDLERERAVKATSELLEFYLENLNVKNMVSFHNLGALLGRLAPRGSDPQSTVRKEAMDCIYTLLYIQLRYEGYALDYQDESVESLIMLRDKLDNPDHAVLYRTCSELTKIISKRLPQQQLNTLIFMLFEGLVDSQPNCARASSVVLNTILKTRGAGLQDLVPEILEVLHIRLQVITEEQVKVAVGQSILILATQHLNTVVNTLISYPLPFDNWSCEMWLALGADSTLASQIMELMIEKLNVMVPFVEKKESMLRSSMARVATSHPLAMTCALREMMLNGKTLTAVSGMFPRLFSALLVRVGSSVGVQLPKDINSNSIGLEKKPSSKTALHFDVCGVAVEALRILLARAQLDDVVKPLDQDGVWEQMKDPQQHAAGITLLARAMAKHAGPRLPEIVESLCPSLSNIYECQRITVTAFFSELLNHHVVTELMMMDVLMNSMMERISDASSTTRMLSVRGLGNMAVGSPEKVNKYAKELLAAMSSGMEERDDPSKQIALEAMSGLSKVLVYLDKKNVQLLVVYIFMKIKPFLESENDEIRSASITLLGNLSKFGSGEPVFKDQIHNVLVSLLLHLNDPSPEVVKACKFAMRECAPVMGSSQITAMFQNHLHEDRGLHYGEFINDLTKYIIQDFPSMLNFYHITVIQFFKSNWAEVRASAAMFIGFLLGNLPEDYFSHMNMGNVTKGLVLLLQDPEPLVRVKAAEAMGRFHQF, translated from the exons ATGGAAGACATGGAGGTTGAGA GAGTGTCCCTTGCTCTCATGGATGCAGCGAATGACAAGGATCCGCTGGTCCAGGAGCAAGTCAGGAAGTCCATGCTTACCTTGGGAGAACACCAGCCTGACAAGATCCTCAGCATGTGCCAAGACTACCTGGTTAAGCACCCCAAG CTGGTTATGAGGCACCGGGTTATTATACTGCAGACCATTGAGATGGTGGTGAAGAGCAAGATCAATGATATTAGCATTCCAAAAATCAAGAGCACCATTTCTTTGGCTTCGGGTGAGATGACCAGATCCAAG GAAGTGGTTCCTGATTGGCAACAAGCAGCCAGCAACATTCTGGTTGCTGTGGGCAACAAGCACATTAATGACATCATGGAGGAGATTCTGAGCAAATTCCAGCCGGGAATCTTGCCTCATTTCTTTGTGGTCCAAACGCTAGCCAATCTTTCGGATTCTAATG TGTATGGTATGGTGCCCTTCCTGAATGCTATCCTGGGCACCATGCTGCCCATGCTGGGCATGGCAAAGCAAGACAACATGAAATGGGTTTTCTCATCTG ctctggcCCATTTCAGTGAGAGCATTCTGGAATACCTGGCTAACCTTGACAAGGCTCCAGACCCCACCGTGAGGAAGGACACCTTCTCCAGTGAGATCTATGCTGCTTACGACATTCTCTTTAGCAACTGGCTGCAGAGCAGGGAGACCAAG ctgAGACTGACTGTGGCTGAAGCCCTGGGCCCTATGAGTCACCTGATGGCCCATGATAAGCTGGAAGAGCAGCTGCCCAGACTGATCCCAGCCATCCTGTCTCTGTACAAAAAGAATACAGAGCACTACGTCATTAGCAAG AGCCTGTGTCAGGTTTTGGATGCCTCTGTGAATATGGGCAGTCGCTTGCTGGAGACGCAGCTTGATAATCTACTGGGTGCCATGCACCAGCAG GTCTGTGCTCCTGTGGACTATAACAATCCACCAACTGTGAAAAACCATAATGAGATCCTGCGCTGCTTCAGCATTCTAG CGAATACTTTTCCTGACCGCTTGACAGGCTTTGTGCTCCAAAGACTGGATAACAGCAACGAGCGCAATCGAATAGGGAGCCTGTCAGTGCTGCGGCACCTTGTCAATTCAACCA cttctatAATGGAGACGAAGAAGCCCCTTGTCCTTGCCACTATGAGGCAACCACTGCAGGACAACAGCAACAAG GTGAAGAAAGTGATGGTCCAGGTGATCAGCGCAATGGCCCATCATGGATACCTAGAGCTGGAGGGTGGAGATGTGCTTGTGAAGTACATCGTCCAACACTGCGCCCTCCCTGACAGTGTGACC cGCAACCGTCTGCCTTCTGACCCAGAGGATGTTACTAACGAATCTCTCCGGGGCATGTGTGAGAACACTCTGCACCTGTTTACTACCACTGTGGGAAGGATGGCTGAT atCCTATGGCCAGGCTTGCTGGAGTATATGACACCAGTGCAGTACACCAATGCTATGACACCTCTGTGCAAGAGTCTCATTTTGCTGGGTAACAAGAAGAAATTAGCAAAGGACACCAGCTTCATGATTGATTTCAATGGGCAAG TTAGTCTTCCAACACCGTATGTGCTGCTGACCAGGCTGCTG ATCAATGCCTCTTTCCCATTCCGAGGCAGAGGTCGTGGTGTCCCATCTCTTAACCTGCTCGGAGTCTTGGGCCCCAACatccattcaaacacagagaggatATGGGGAGAAGAGATCCCTGCTTTAGTGCAGTACCTTGAAG aatCAACCGTTGAATCAATAGATATGAAGAAGTGGGAGGAAAGCCTGCTTGAG TTCTTGTCTAAAACTGTGGTGACCATTTCTGATGACAGATGGACCTGTGGGCTGGTAGTGGAGATGACCAAGTACCTCCCCAGCTACAACCTCTTCTTGGAAGAGAAG AGTTTCCTCTACAAGTGTATTGGAGTGACTCTCCGGCAGTCCTTGAACAAAGATGTGGTTCGGACACAGCTGCATGAGATACTGGCGATCGCGCGGCATAGTGACCCCATTGAGAGAGAG GGAATCGCAGTAGGTGTTGGACTCTGTGCCAGTAGCCACCTTGATGAAACCTTGGAAAAACTTGCAGATTTTGGGAAGTCTGACGTCTTCAAGAAAGCTTCAGGAATATTTGGCCTTCTTAAG GACAAGAATGACGTGGACATTGAGAAGATGAAGAGCACGCTCATTTTGTGCTATGGATATGTTGCACTACACGGCCCTGAGGACCAAATACTTGGCAGGATTGAGCCCGACATTCTGCTCAGCATCAGCAAACACTTCAACACCAAG GTTCTGGGGATAAAAGTAGAGACCAAG gaCTTGACAATGAAGCTGAGCCTGATCAAGAGCGTGGGTCTGATCGCTCAGGCTGGGAACGTCTGCGCCCGGAGACAGGAATTCATTTTCCCTCGAAAGCAGGAACTGCTGGGTGTCATGCTG GATTTCATTAAATCTGAACCACTGGATGTGCTGAGGACTCCACTTCGCCAGCAGGCTATGATCACATGTGCCAATTTAGT TAAGCTGGACCCTGTGCTGAATGAGAATGAGAACTTTGACATGATCCGAACCTGTCTGAACACTGTGTTTGGCCTCCCCCCTGTGGAAATTGACAAGGGAAAGGATGAAGAAGTCTTGGACTTTCAGCAAAGAGAG GTACTATATGGAGAGACCTTCAGGGCTCTGCAAAGTTTGCTGAAGAATGTTTTGTACCGTGACCTGAGCCCGGATGGGCTCCAAAGTATATTCAAG CACATTGAGGTGTGGCTGAGCTCCCCTCGAGACTTAGAACGGGAGAGGGCAGTAAAGGCCACCTCTGAACTGCTGGAGTTTTACCTGGAGAATCTGAATGTCAAG AATATGGTATCATTCCATAACCTGGGTGCACTGCTTGGTCGCTTAGCTCCAAGAGGCTCAGACCCACAGTCCACTGTGCGCAAGGAGGCCATGGACTGCATATACACACTGTTGTACATCCAGCTGCGCTATGAAG gGTATGCACTTGACTATCAAGATGAATCGGTAGAAAGCCTGATAATGCTCAGGGACAAGCTGGACAATCCAGACCACGCCGTCCTGTACCGGACCTGCTCTGAGCTCACCAAG ATCATCAGCAAGCGCCTACCTCAGCAGCAGTTGAACACCCTCATCTTCATGCTGTTTGAAGGGCTTGTGGATTCACAGCCCAACTGCGCCCGCGCTTCCAGTGTCGTCTTAAACACCATCCTGAAAACACGAGGGGCTGGTCTGCAAGACCTG GTTCCTGAGATCCTGGAGGTCCTGCACATTCGCCTCCAGGTGATTACAGAGGAGCAGGTGAAGGTGGCTGTAGGGCAGTCCATTCTTATTCTGGCCACGCAGCACCTCAACACAGTCGTCAATACCCTGATCTCCTACCCACTGCCCTTCGACAA CTGGTCTTGTGAGATGTGGCTGGCTCTTGGTGCCGATAGCACTCTAGCCTCTCAGATCATGGAATTAATGATTGAGAAGCTGAATGTCATGGTCCCCTTTGTGGAGAAGAAGGAGTCAATGCTGAGATCCAGCATGGCACGAGTGGCAACTAGTCACCCCCTAGCT ATGACCTGCGCACTGCGTGAAATGATGCTGAACGGCAAGACTCTGACGGCTGTTTCAGGCATGTTTCCTCGCCTGTTCAGTGCCCTCCTGGTGCGTGTGGGCTCAAGCGTTGGGGTGCAGCTCCCCAAGGACATCAACAGCAACAGCATTGGCCTGGAGAAGAAACCCTCCAGCAAGACGGCTCTACACTTTGATGTCTGTGG TGTTGCAGTGGAGGCACTGCGTATACTGCTGGCTCGAGCCCAGCTCGACGATGTGGTTAAACCATTGGATCAGGATGGAGTTTGGGAGCAGATGAAGGACCCGCAGCAACATGCCGCCGGGATCACTCTCCTCGCCAG AGCCATGGCTAAGCATGCAGGCCCTCGACTTCCTGAAATTGTGGAAAGCCTCTGCCCAAGCCTGAGCAATATCTATGAATGCCAGAGAATTACAGTGACGGCATTCTTCTCTGAG CTGCTGAACCACCATGTTGTGACGGAGCTGATGATGATGGATGTGCTCATGAACAGCATGATGGAGAGGATATCGGACGCCTCCAGCACCACACGCATGCTGTCAGTCCGAGGCCTGGGCAACATGGCTGTGGGCTCTCCAGAGAAG GTTAACAAGTATGCCAAAGAGCTGCTGGCTGCAATGAGCTCTGGAATGGAGGAGAGGGATGATCCCAGCAAGCAGATTGCATTAGAAGCCATGTCCGGCCTCTCAAAGGTCCTTGTGTACCTGGACAAGAAAAATGTTCAGCTGCTTGTGGTCTACATCTTCATGAAGATCAAGCCTTTCTTGGAGAGT GAGAATGATGAGATCCGTTCTGCATCCATCACCCTGTTAGGAAACCTCTCTAAGTTTGGATCAGGAGAACCTGTATTTAAGGACCAGATCCACAATGTCTTGGTC